Proteins co-encoded in one Prescottella sp. R16 genomic window:
- a CDS encoding LytTR family DNA-binding domain-containing protein: MKKTSDGPADGPLTVLAVDDERPALDELAFLLRARGEIGETRTAGDATTALRILRDGGIDAVFLDINMPGLDGLELAGILGRFADPPSVVFVTAHEDRAVAAFDLGAVDYLLKPLREERLAEAVRRIVERRRRAREESGDDASSDEVIPVELGGVTTLVPRSTVKWVEADGDYARLHTATGSHLVRIPISSLENRWADAGFLRVHRSYLVSLGEVTGIRSVGSGLVVCLRPQGDAPAVELPVSRRHTRELKDRLIRGPRQAWTSR; this comes from the coding sequence GTGAAAAAGACAAGTGACGGGCCCGCGGACGGCCCCCTGACGGTGCTGGCGGTCGACGACGAGCGGCCCGCTCTCGACGAGCTCGCCTTCCTGCTGCGTGCCCGCGGCGAGATCGGGGAGACCCGCACCGCCGGCGACGCGACGACCGCGCTGCGGATCCTGCGCGACGGCGGTATCGACGCGGTCTTCCTCGACATCAACATGCCCGGGCTCGACGGTCTCGAACTGGCCGGGATCCTCGGCCGGTTCGCCGATCCGCCGTCGGTGGTGTTCGTGACCGCGCACGAGGACCGGGCCGTCGCCGCATTCGATCTGGGCGCCGTCGACTACCTGCTCAAACCGCTGCGGGAGGAACGTCTCGCGGAGGCGGTGCGGCGCATCGTCGAACGTCGTCGCCGTGCCCGGGAGGAGAGCGGGGACGACGCGTCGTCCGACGAGGTGATCCCCGTCGAACTCGGTGGCGTCACCACGCTGGTGCCGCGGTCGACCGTCAAATGGGTGGAGGCCGACGGCGACTACGCGCGCCTGCACACCGCCACCGGATCGCACCTGGTGCGGATCCCGATCTCGTCGCTCGAGAACCGCTGGGCCGACGCCGGTTTCCTGCGGGTGCACCGCTCCTACCTGGTGTCGCTCGGCGAGGTCACCGGTATCCGCAGCGTCGGCTCCGGGCTGGTGGTGTGCCTGCGCCCGCAGGGTGACGCGCCCGCCGTGGAACTGCCCGTCAGCCGGCGACACACCCGCGAACTCAAGGACCGGCTCATCCGTGGGCCCCGGCAGGCCTGGACGTCGAGATGA
- a CDS encoding SDR family oxidoreductase: protein MSDVSELLSGKVVLVTGGARGLGAEFARQIVAGGGKVVVADVLDDEGRSTASDLGDAARYVHLDVTDADDWRAAVEFTLAEFGTLTGLVNNAGVSTGQYLEHEPLEHFRRVLDINLVGVFNGIQAVIAPLRAAGGGSIVNISSAAGLMGLALTAGYGASKWGVRGLSKVAAVELGTDRIRVNSVHPGMTYTPMTAEVGIQQGEGNYPNTPMGRVGEAGEIAGAVTYLLSDAASYVTGAEIAVDGGWTAGPTVKYVMGQ from the coding sequence ATGAGTGATGTATCGGAATTGTTGTCCGGCAAGGTAGTTCTCGTGACGGGTGGAGCCCGTGGTCTCGGTGCCGAGTTCGCTCGGCAGATCGTGGCGGGTGGCGGAAAGGTGGTCGTCGCCGACGTTCTCGACGACGAGGGGCGTTCCACCGCAAGTGATCTGGGTGACGCGGCGCGCTACGTGCACCTCGACGTCACCGATGCCGATGACTGGCGTGCCGCCGTCGAGTTCACACTCGCCGAGTTCGGGACGTTGACCGGTCTGGTGAACAATGCGGGTGTGTCGACGGGGCAGTACCTCGAACACGAGCCGCTCGAGCACTTCCGCCGGGTTCTCGACATCAACCTGGTCGGGGTGTTCAACGGAATCCAGGCGGTCATCGCGCCGCTCCGCGCGGCCGGCGGCGGTTCGATCGTGAACATCTCGTCCGCGGCAGGTCTGATGGGCCTGGCGCTCACGGCGGGCTACGGCGCCTCGAAGTGGGGGGTCCGCGGGCTGAGCAAGGTTGCGGCCGTCGAACTCGGCACCGACCGGATCCGTGTCAACTCCGTCCATCCGGGCATGACCTACACGCCGATGACCGCGGAAGTGGGCATCCAGCAGGGAGAGGGGAACTACCCCAACACCCCGATGGGGCGTGTCGGCGAGGCCGGCGAGATCGCCGGTGCCGTCACCTACCTGCTCTCGGACGCCGCGTCGTACGTCACCGGCGCGGAGATCGCGGTCGACGGCGGCTGGACGGCCGGTCCGACAGTGAAATATGTGATGGGACAATAG
- a CDS encoding cation acetate symporter: MLGQPLPVMTLLALVAAAVATVGIGFYGVRMARTTSDFLVASRSVGPGWNAAAISGEYLSAASFLGVAGLIAKYGADALWYPIGFTAGYLGLLLFVAAPLRRSGAYTVPDFAEFRLGSVPVRRLSMVVVALVCTLYMVPQFQGAGLTLNILLGVPGWVGVVVVGGIVIGNVVGGGMRSITFVQAFQYWLKLSAVAIPALVLTFHYAADRQPVGQPAPPTVAEQTTVDVTTDVVVQVSTPTAVTVDGTLDGRPTIGAVHLGTGRHELGSGTTLVLPAGAHVPVVAGAPADGAEWLLPGGGFGDPHPRYQVYSLILATFLGAMGLPHVLVRFYTNPDGRAARMTSLVVIALVGGFYLFPVLLGVFARMYVPQLLITGTSDAAVLLLPGSVLSGWAGQLLAGVVAAGAIAAFLSTSSGLLVSIAGVLSTDVLRGRVRDFRIAVLLASIVPMTLALAASSFDLSRSVGLVLAVAASTLCPLLVLGIWWRGLTPAGAAAGLAAGIVGAGGAALLAVADVVPVDAWHGWPAVLLGYPAAVSVPLAFATMIVVSLLTRRQVPRDVGRIFTRMHAPERLGMGRDRERDLRST; the protein is encoded by the coding sequence ATGCTCGGACAACCCCTTCCCGTGATGACGCTGCTGGCGCTGGTGGCCGCGGCCGTCGCGACCGTCGGCATCGGGTTCTACGGGGTGCGGATGGCGCGCACCACCTCCGACTTCCTCGTCGCGTCCCGCAGCGTCGGCCCCGGCTGGAACGCCGCCGCCATCTCCGGTGAATACCTTTCCGCAGCATCGTTTCTCGGTGTCGCCGGACTGATCGCCAAGTACGGGGCGGATGCCCTGTGGTATCCGATCGGTTTCACCGCCGGCTATCTGGGGCTGCTGCTGTTCGTCGCGGCCCCACTGCGCCGGTCCGGGGCGTACACGGTGCCGGACTTCGCCGAGTTCCGGCTCGGCTCGGTCCCGGTCCGACGCCTGTCGATGGTGGTCGTCGCCCTCGTGTGCACGCTGTACATGGTGCCGCAGTTCCAGGGTGCCGGACTGACCCTGAACATTCTGCTCGGTGTGCCCGGCTGGGTCGGTGTCGTCGTGGTCGGCGGCATCGTCATCGGCAACGTCGTCGGCGGCGGCATGCGGTCGATCACGTTCGTGCAGGCGTTCCAGTACTGGCTCAAGCTGTCCGCGGTCGCGATCCCGGCACTCGTCCTCACGTTCCACTACGCCGCCGACCGTCAGCCCGTCGGCCAGCCCGCACCCCCGACCGTTGCCGAACAGACCACCGTCGACGTCACCACCGACGTCGTCGTGCAGGTCTCCACCCCGACCGCCGTGACCGTCGACGGCACCCTCGACGGCCGGCCCACGATCGGGGCTGTGCACCTGGGCACCGGACGCCACGAACTCGGCTCCGGCACCACCCTCGTCCTGCCGGCCGGCGCGCACGTCCCCGTCGTCGCGGGCGCCCCCGCCGACGGCGCCGAGTGGCTGCTGCCCGGCGGCGGATTCGGCGACCCGCACCCCCGCTACCAGGTGTATTCGCTGATCCTGGCGACGTTCCTCGGCGCGATGGGGCTACCGCACGTGCTGGTCCGCTTCTACACCAACCCGGACGGACGGGCCGCACGGATGACGTCGCTCGTCGTGATCGCCCTCGTCGGCGGGTTCTATCTGTTCCCCGTGCTGCTCGGGGTGTTCGCCCGCATGTATGTGCCGCAACTGCTCATCACCGGTACCTCCGACGCCGCGGTCCTGCTGTTGCCCGGTTCGGTGCTGTCCGGGTGGGCGGGCCAACTGCTCGCCGGGGTGGTCGCCGCCGGTGCGATCGCCGCGTTCCTGTCGACGTCCTCGGGGCTGCTGGTGAGCATCGCCGGTGTCCTGAGCACCGACGTCCTGCGCGGCCGGGTCCGCGACTTCCGGATCGCGGTGCTGCTCGCGAGCATCGTGCCGATGACCCTCGCGCTCGCGGCGTCGTCGTTCGACCTGTCCCGCTCGGTGGGTCTGGTCCTCGCGGTCGCCGCGTCCACGCTGTGCCCACTGCTGGTGCTCGGCATCTGGTGGCGCGGTCTCACCCCGGCCGGGGCGGCGGCCGGTCTGGCCGCCGGGATCGTCGGGGCGGGCGGGGCCGCACTGCTCGCGGTCGCCGACGTCGTGCCCGTCGACGCATGGCACGGCTGGCCCGCGGTGCTTCTCGGCTATCCGGCGGCGGTGAGCGTGCCACTCGCGTTCGCGACGATGATCGTCGTCAGTCTTCTCACCCGCCGGCAGGTGCCGCGCGACGTGGGCCGTATCTTCACCCGCATGCACGCCCCCGAACGGCTCGGCATGGGCCGCGACCGGGAACGCGACCTGCGGTCGACCTGA
- a CDS encoding Rieske 2Fe-2S domain-containing protein, whose translation MTEWQCVGAAADFRDGAAHAVRAFDTDLVAFADRAGAIHIFDARCPHMGADLSKGRVVGDHLDCPAHQWRWNGAGKCVGGSPKPTPLRVWPTEERDGQVYVRVPEARAYGRSTRPGPAEWFGGVPAPAGERR comes from the coding sequence GTGACCGAATGGCAGTGTGTCGGGGCCGCCGCCGACTTCCGGGACGGCGCCGCGCACGCGGTCCGTGCGTTCGACACCGACCTCGTCGCGTTCGCCGACCGGGCCGGCGCCATCCACATCTTCGACGCCCGCTGCCCGCACATGGGCGCCGACCTGAGCAAGGGGCGTGTCGTCGGCGACCACCTCGACTGTCCGGCACACCAGTGGCGGTGGAACGGCGCCGGAAAGTGCGTCGGCGGTTCCCCGAAACCGACACCGCTGCGGGTGTGGCCCACCGAGGAACGCGACGGACAGGTGTACGTGCGTGTTCCCGAGGCCCGGGCCTACGGGCGCTCCACCCGACCCGGCCCGGCCGAATGGTTCGGTGGGGTGCCGGCGCCGGCAGGGGAGCGGCGGTGA
- a CDS encoding sensor histidine kinase, whose protein sequence is MWGVLIVVVAVVVLVVVRTRRVLTTPAERAVHDTLHTASLAARPLRGGLDEESAVEAAPHLKLLTGAQALAILGPDGVVLAWTGPHEALSEQVSEAAVRAIDGRRRVLVAHGDLERGPADQVVRAVVAQPLLVDDTDVVGVLAVVTTSEPGPATLGALTEVARYVCGQLELAELDASRARLDRAEVRALRAQISPHFIYNALGTIASFVRTDPDRARELVLEFADFTRYSFRAAGEYTVLADELRNIDRYLTLERARFGDQLEVRLQVAPEVLSVALPFLALQPLVENAVRHGLSGKPGGGTVTIVATDAGPDAVISVEDDGVGMDPELLRSGELDAVVPGASGRPGSGTSEAAHVGLANVDDRLRAAFGNDYGLVVDTAPGAGTKVSMRVPKFRPGVRA, encoded by the coding sequence GTGTGGGGCGTCCTGATCGTGGTGGTCGCGGTGGTGGTGCTCGTCGTCGTGCGGACCCGCCGGGTCCTCACCACCCCCGCCGAACGCGCCGTCCACGACACACTGCACACCGCGTCGCTCGCGGCCCGACCGCTGCGGGGCGGCCTCGACGAGGAGTCGGCGGTCGAGGCGGCACCGCACCTGAAACTGCTGACCGGGGCGCAGGCCCTCGCGATCCTCGGCCCGGACGGTGTCGTGCTGGCCTGGACCGGCCCGCACGAGGCGCTGTCGGAGCAGGTGTCGGAGGCGGCGGTGCGGGCGATCGACGGCCGCCGTCGTGTGCTCGTGGCGCACGGAGACCTCGAGCGGGGCCCCGCCGACCAGGTGGTGCGGGCCGTCGTCGCGCAGCCGCTGCTCGTCGACGACACCGACGTCGTCGGGGTGCTCGCGGTGGTGACGACGAGCGAACCGGGGCCGGCGACGCTCGGTGCGCTCACCGAGGTGGCCCGGTACGTGTGCGGGCAGCTCGAGCTGGCCGAACTGGACGCCTCCCGCGCCCGGCTGGACCGCGCCGAGGTGCGGGCCCTGCGCGCCCAGATCAGCCCGCACTTCATCTACAACGCGCTCGGCACGATCGCGTCGTTCGTGCGGACCGACCCGGACCGGGCCCGTGAACTGGTGCTCGAGTTCGCCGACTTCACCCGCTACTCGTTCCGGGCGGCCGGTGAGTACACGGTCCTCGCCGACGAACTGCGCAACATCGACCGATACCTCACCCTCGAACGGGCCCGGTTCGGAGATCAGCTCGAGGTGCGGCTGCAGGTGGCACCCGAGGTGCTCAGCGTGGCGCTGCCGTTCCTGGCGCTGCAACCGCTCGTCGAGAACGCCGTCCGGCACGGGCTGTCCGGGAAGCCGGGCGGCGGCACCGTCACGATCGTCGCGACCGACGCCGGCCCGGATGCCGTCATCAGCGTCGAGGACGACGGCGTCGGAATGGACCCGGAACTGCTGCGATCCGGGGAACTGGACGCGGTGGTGCCGGGGGCGTCGGGGCGGCCCGGCTCGGGCACTTCGGAGGCCGCGCACGTGGGTTTGGCGAACGTCGACGACCGGCTGCGAGCCGCGTTCGGCAACGATTACGGGCTGGTCGTCGACACGGCTCCCGGCGCCGGCACGAAGGTGAGCATGCGGGTACCGAAGTTCCGGCCGGGTGTCCGGGCGTGA
- a CDS encoding SDR family oxidoreductase — protein MTRTYLVTGSASGIGAATAAHLRGQGARVIGADLRDADITVDLATAAGRAALVEQTRGLSGGSIDGVIACAGIALFDPLTIKVNYFGAVATLDGLRPLLAGSDAPRAVVISSVASLHPNDPAIVDAALTGDEDAATAAAQAAVQRGDGALVYASSKAAIAHWVRRTAITPEWAGAGIPLNAIAPGTIVTPMIQAMLDSDETRAVVDSAVPMPLNGHARPEQVAPLLSWLVSEQNSHVTGQVVFVDGGADAVLRGDGVW, from the coding sequence ATGACCCGCACCTATCTCGTCACCGGCAGCGCCTCCGGCATCGGTGCCGCCACCGCAGCGCATCTCCGCGGCCAGGGCGCCCGCGTCATCGGCGCAGACCTGCGTGACGCCGACATCACCGTCGACCTTGCCACCGCCGCCGGCCGCGCGGCGCTGGTCGAGCAGACCCGTGGCCTGTCCGGCGGATCGATCGACGGCGTCATCGCCTGCGCCGGCATCGCCCTGTTCGACCCCCTCACGATCAAGGTCAACTACTTCGGTGCAGTCGCCACCCTCGACGGGCTGCGTCCGCTGCTCGCCGGATCGGACGCCCCACGCGCCGTGGTGATCTCGTCGGTCGCCTCCCTGCATCCGAACGATCCGGCGATCGTCGACGCCGCCCTCACCGGCGACGAGGACGCTGCCACCGCGGCCGCGCAGGCCGCCGTGCAGCGCGGCGACGGTGCGCTCGTGTACGCGTCGTCGAAGGCTGCGATCGCCCACTGGGTCCGGCGGACCGCGATCACACCGGAGTGGGCCGGCGCCGGCATCCCGCTCAACGCCATCGCCCCCGGGACCATCGTCACCCCGATGATCCAGGCGATGCTCGACAGCGACGAAACCCGCGCCGTCGTCGACAGTGCCGTCCCCATGCCCCTGAACGGGCACGCTCGCCCCGAACAGGTCGCTCCCCTCCTGTCGTGGCTGGTGTCCGAACAGAATTCGCACGTCACCGGCCAGGTCGTCTTCGTCGACGGCGGGGCCGACGCAGTCCTCCGCGGCGACGGCGTCTGGTAG
- a CDS encoding sulfite exporter TauE/SafE family protein: protein MTAGTMLIVLAGAFVAAGLGSALGMAGGIFLVPLLTIVTRMPFESAVAVGLVSVVACSCASSPTLIVQRLTNIRLAIVLGLASALGALVGLSMVGAVPERVLYGLFAAVLVVSAIQMLQLRRPRPSPMPVAGRPDRAADLRLHSTAPGADGVEIPYRVGSLGAGTIAMFGAGTLATLLGIGSGVLKIPAMDMALRLPLKVSSATANLMIGITTAGAAVAVLIGGKLDVDIAAAAVVGSVAGSLLGARVLVWANPAHLRVVFVVVLVLLAIPMTSTAVGTGGVVG, encoded by the coding sequence GTGACGGCGGGCACGATGCTGATCGTCCTGGCCGGCGCGTTCGTCGCGGCCGGGCTGGGAAGTGCGCTCGGGATGGCCGGCGGAATCTTCCTCGTGCCGCTTCTGACGATCGTCACCCGAATGCCCTTCGAGTCGGCGGTCGCGGTCGGCCTGGTGTCCGTGGTGGCGTGTTCCTGTGCGAGCTCACCGACATTGATCGTGCAGCGGCTGACCAACATTCGCCTCGCGATCGTGCTGGGGCTCGCGTCGGCGCTGGGTGCGCTCGTCGGGCTGTCGATGGTCGGGGCGGTCCCCGAACGGGTGCTGTACGGATTGTTCGCCGCGGTGCTGGTGGTCTCCGCGATCCAGATGCTGCAGCTCCGGCGTCCTCGGCCCTCGCCGATGCCGGTTGCCGGACGACCGGATCGGGCGGCGGATCTCCGGCTGCACTCGACCGCCCCGGGCGCCGACGGTGTGGAGATCCCCTACCGGGTCGGGTCGCTCGGAGCGGGAACGATCGCAATGTTCGGTGCCGGCACCTTGGCCACGCTCCTCGGTATCGGCAGCGGGGTGCTCAAGATCCCGGCGATGGACATGGCGCTCCGGCTGCCGCTCAAGGTGTCCTCCGCGACCGCGAACCTGATGATCGGAATCACGACGGCCGGTGCCGCGGTAGCCGTGCTGATCGGAGGGAAGCTCGACGTCGACATCGCGGCAGCGGCCGTCGTCGGATCCGTCGCAGGTTCCCTGCTCGGTGCACGAGTGCTGGTGTGGGCGAACCCCGCCCATCTTCGGGTCGTGTTCGTCGTGGTCCTCGTGCTGCTCGCGATCCCCATGACGTCCACTGCCGTCGGGACCGGCGGGGTGGTCGGATGA
- a CDS encoding DUF1634 domain-containing protein — MTSVHARLAVLLRRGTAVAVTVTALGMVAGVVESTRAAASVVTVCGLLMFALLPVAGLLVATHHFVRQRDRTYVALTTGVLLLVAANVVVGVVS; from the coding sequence ATGACGAGCGTGCATGCCCGACTCGCCGTCCTGCTGCGGCGGGGAACGGCGGTCGCCGTCACGGTCACCGCACTCGGGATGGTGGCCGGGGTGGTGGAGTCGACGCGCGCGGCAGCATCCGTCGTCACGGTGTGCGGTCTGCTGATGTTCGCACTGCTTCCCGTCGCGGGACTGCTCGTCGCGACCCACCACTTCGTGCGACAGCGAGATCGGACGTATGTCGCATTGACGACCGGTGTGCTCCTGCTCGTCGCCGCCAACGTCGTAGTCGGAGTCGTGAGCTGA
- a CDS encoding lipase family protein, translating into MRTVPASRHNRAVTRSRTAFVLLAAAVLAAGCGGPAAPSATPDTTVPYSTAPPAGTVSAAPLPNPAERGQVTASEPFTGTDGLVGQKILYRSTSGIDGRGTEVSGTVFAPAGTPPPGGWPVVTVGHPTTGLLDECAPSRHPNLLGEAGPVRDLLGRGFVVAVTDYEGLGTDGPHPYLEPITAAYNVIDAVRAARFLIPDVSPRWAAIGVSQGGQAAWAAAERAAEYGDGLEFVGSAALSPPADLSPIVSDGPPNLDLPQQMFLPMLLDGLSVSHPELDPSAYIRGPLTENRDVLRACTGPLKSRKLSVALSLTPADTLPRSDDDVARMREWLARDALPQRPASGPMLVVIAGRDNLIRADWTIAAVGRACGIGDVIEMRYRADDVHADARAMPGAFDWLSGRFTGAPVVDTCAGGGPTS; encoded by the coding sequence ATGCGCACGGTCCCCGCGAGCAGGCACAATCGAGCCGTGACCCGATCCCGGACCGCATTCGTCCTGCTCGCCGCCGCGGTGCTCGCGGCCGGCTGCGGTGGCCCGGCCGCTCCGTCGGCCACTCCCGACACGACGGTGCCGTACAGCACGGCGCCGCCTGCCGGAACCGTTTCGGCGGCACCGTTGCCGAATCCGGCCGAGCGCGGTCAGGTCACGGCATCGGAACCGTTCACCGGCACCGACGGTCTGGTGGGACAGAAGATCCTGTACCGGTCGACGTCCGGTATCGACGGCCGCGGCACCGAGGTGTCGGGCACGGTGTTCGCCCCCGCCGGGACCCCTCCGCCGGGCGGGTGGCCGGTGGTGACCGTCGGCCATCCGACGACGGGACTGCTCGACGAGTGCGCGCCGTCACGCCACCCGAATCTACTGGGGGAGGCCGGGCCGGTGCGGGATCTGCTGGGCCGCGGATTCGTCGTCGCCGTCACCGACTACGAGGGCCTCGGGACCGACGGTCCGCACCCGTATCTCGAGCCGATCACCGCCGCCTACAACGTGATCGACGCGGTACGTGCCGCCCGATTCCTGATCCCGGACGTCTCGCCGCGCTGGGCCGCGATCGGGGTGTCGCAGGGCGGACAGGCCGCGTGGGCGGCCGCGGAACGGGCCGCCGAGTACGGTGACGGGCTCGAGTTCGTGGGGTCGGCGGCACTGTCCCCGCCCGCGGACCTGAGCCCCATCGTCTCCGACGGGCCACCCAACCTGGATCTGCCGCAACAAATGTTCCTGCCGATGCTGCTCGACGGCCTGTCGGTGTCGCATCCCGAACTCGACCCGAGCGCCTACATCCGGGGGCCGCTCACCGAGAACCGGGACGTACTGCGCGCGTGCACCGGGCCGCTCAAGTCCCGGAAACTGTCGGTGGCACTGAGCCTCACCCCGGCCGACACGTTGCCGCGCAGCGACGACGACGTGGCCCGGATGCGGGAGTGGCTGGCCCGCGACGCGCTGCCGCAGCGTCCGGCATCGGGGCCGATGCTCGTCGTGATCGCCGGGCGCGACAACCTCATTCGCGCCGACTGGACGATCGCGGCGGTCGGCCGGGCGTGCGGCATCGGGGACGTGATCGAGATGCGGTACCGCGCCGACGACGTCCACGCCGACGCGCGGGCGATGCCCGGTGCGTTCGACTGGCTGTCGGGCCGGTTCACCGGGGCACCCGTCGTGGACACGTGCGCGGGCGGCGGGCCGACGTCGTGA